A window of Longispora fulva contains these coding sequences:
- a CDS encoding precorrin-2 C(20)-methyltransferase encodes MTGKLYGVGLGPGDPELVTVKAARLIGAADVIAYHAARHGRSIARSVAAPYLREGQIEELLVYPLTTETTDHPGGYQGAMDEFYADAAARLAAHLDAGRDVVVLAEGDPLFYGSYMHMHKRLAHRFPAEVVPGVTSVSGASAALGRPLVERDEVLTILPGTLDAETLAARLAGTDAAAVMKLGRTFAKVRNAFDRAGKLDDAWYVERASTGAQRIAPLADVDPTTVPYFSLALLPSPATPAEDCVLPGTGAPAAVGLPSVVGVPGPRGEVVVVGLGPAGRDWLTPEASAALAEADDLVGYTPYVAKVPVNPRQRRHSSDNRVEAERAEFALDLALSGRRVAVVSSGDPGVFAMASAVLEVATGERWRDVPVRVLPGLTAAQAVASRAGAPLGHDFCVLSLSDYLKPWEVIAGRLEAAARADLVLAIYNPASKTRTWQVERARDLLLEHRSPDTPVVIGRDVGGAQESIRVVRLADLDPTTIDMRCLLIIGSSQTKVHDGVVFTPRHYPTL; translated from the coding sequence GTGACCGGAAAGCTGTACGGCGTGGGCCTCGGCCCCGGCGACCCCGAACTGGTGACCGTCAAGGCCGCCCGGCTGATCGGGGCCGCGGACGTCATCGCCTACCACGCCGCCCGGCACGGCCGGAGCATCGCCCGCTCGGTCGCGGCCCCCTACCTGCGCGAGGGCCAGATCGAGGAGCTGCTGGTCTACCCGCTGACCACGGAGACCACCGACCACCCCGGCGGCTACCAGGGCGCGATGGACGAGTTCTACGCCGACGCGGCCGCCCGGCTGGCCGCGCACCTCGACGCCGGGCGCGACGTGGTCGTGCTCGCCGAGGGCGACCCGCTGTTCTACGGGTCCTACATGCACATGCACAAGAGACTGGCGCACAGGTTCCCCGCGGAAGTCGTGCCCGGGGTCACCTCGGTCAGCGGCGCGTCGGCCGCCCTCGGCCGGCCGCTCGTCGAGCGCGACGAGGTGCTGACCATCCTGCCTGGCACCCTGGACGCCGAGACCCTCGCGGCCCGGCTCGCGGGCACCGACGCGGCGGCCGTCATGAAGCTCGGCCGGACCTTCGCCAAGGTGCGCAACGCGTTCGACCGGGCCGGCAAGCTCGACGACGCGTGGTACGTCGAGCGAGCCAGCACCGGCGCGCAGCGGATCGCACCGTTGGCGGACGTGGACCCGACGACCGTGCCGTACTTCTCCCTGGCGCTGCTGCCGTCGCCGGCCACCCCGGCGGAGGACTGCGTGCTGCCCGGGACTGGCGCACCGGCGGCGGTCGGGCTGCCGTCCGTCGTGGGCGTTCCGGGGCCCCGGGGCGAGGTCGTCGTCGTCGGGCTCGGGCCCGCCGGCCGGGACTGGCTCACCCCCGAGGCGTCCGCCGCGCTCGCCGAGGCCGACGACCTGGTGGGATACACCCCCTACGTCGCCAAGGTTCCGGTCAACCCGCGGCAGCGCCGGCACTCCTCCGACAACCGGGTCGAGGCCGAGCGCGCCGAGTTCGCCCTGGATCTCGCGCTGTCCGGTCGCCGGGTCGCCGTGGTGTCCTCCGGGGACCCGGGCGTGTTCGCGATGGCCAGCGCCGTGCTGGAGGTGGCGACCGGGGAGCGGTGGCGCGACGTTCCCGTCAGAGTCCTGCCGGGTCTCACCGCGGCCCAGGCCGTGGCCAGCCGGGCCGGCGCGCCGCTCGGGCACGACTTCTGCGTGCTGTCCCTCTCCGACTACCTCAAGCCCTGGGAGGTCATCGCGGGCCGGCTGGAGGCCGCGGCCCGCGCCGACCTGGTGCTCGCGATCTACAACCCGGCGTCGAAGACCCGGACCTGGCAGGTCGAACGGGCCCGCGACCTGCTCCTGGAACACCGCTCGCCCGACACCCCTGTCGTGATCGGCCGCGACGTCGGCGGCGCGCAGGAGTCGATCCGGGTGGTGCGCCTGGCGGACCTCGACCCGACCACGATCGACATGCGCTGCCTTCTGATCATCGGCTCGTCCCAGACGAAGGTCCACGACGGCGTCGTCTTCACCCCGCGGCACTACCCGACCCTTTAG
- a CDS encoding orotate phosphoribosyltransferase, which translates to MTTLDLARQVDSTCRLRGQFTLRSGRSADEYFDKYQFEADPVLLDALAAAMVPLIPAGTEVLAGLEMGGIAVVTALGRHAGLPCAFVRKEAKPYGTARLAEGASVADRRVLVVEDVVTSGGQIALSTGQLRALGATVDDALCVIDRQEGGARALADAGIVLHALLTRGDLEASRGTGAAG; encoded by the coding sequence GTGACTACTCTTGATCTCGCGCGCCAGGTCGACTCCACCTGCCGGCTCCGTGGCCAGTTCACCCTCCGGTCGGGCAGGTCCGCCGACGAGTATTTCGACAAGTACCAGTTCGAAGCCGACCCGGTGCTCCTCGACGCCCTCGCCGCAGCCATGGTCCCGCTGATCCCCGCCGGCACCGAAGTCCTCGCCGGCCTGGAGATGGGCGGCATCGCCGTGGTGACCGCCCTCGGCCGGCACGCCGGGCTGCCGTGCGCATTCGTCCGCAAGGAGGCCAAGCCGTACGGGACGGCCCGGCTCGCGGAGGGCGCCTCGGTGGCCGACCGCCGGGTGCTCGTCGTCGAGGACGTCGTCACGTCCGGCGGGCAGATCGCGCTGTCCACGGGGCAACTGCGGGCGCTGGGCGCGACGGTCGACGACGCGCTGTGCGTGATCGACCGGCAGGAGGGCGGAGCCCGTGCCCTCGCGGACGCCGGGATCGTGCTGCACGCGCTGCTGACCCGCGGCGACCTGGAGGCGTCCCGGGGGACCGGCGCGGCCGGGTGA
- a CDS encoding cobalt-precorrin-6A reductase: protein MTTRVLVLGGTGEARRLAEALVGRVHVVSSLAGRVREPLLPPGEVRVGGFGGAAGLADWLRAERIDAVVDATHPFAAVMSWSAATATAEVGVPLLALRRPGWTEGPGDVWHRVPTLTAAAEALSTWPGTPTRPAGAPALRVFLTTGRKEVGAFADLPHWFLLRSVDPPEPPTPARLTVVLDRGPFTVAGELDLLREHAIDVLVTKDSGGDQTVAKLAAARELGVPVVVVDRPAVPDTPVAATVAEAVTWVESFGGGMIQG from the coding sequence ATGACAACGCGGGTACTCGTCCTCGGCGGCACCGGTGAGGCCCGCCGCCTCGCGGAGGCGCTGGTCGGCCGGGTACACGTCGTGTCGTCCCTCGCCGGCCGTGTCCGCGAGCCACTGCTGCCCCCGGGGGAGGTCCGGGTCGGCGGGTTCGGCGGGGCCGCTGGGCTGGCGGACTGGCTGCGCGCGGAGCGGATCGACGCTGTGGTCGACGCGACGCACCCGTTCGCCGCGGTGATGAGCTGGTCGGCGGCGACCGCGACGGCCGAGGTCGGCGTTCCCCTCCTGGCCCTGCGCCGCCCGGGCTGGACCGAGGGGCCCGGCGACGTCTGGCACCGGGTCCCGACCCTGACGGCCGCAGCCGAGGCCCTGTCCACCTGGCCCGGGACCCCGACCAGGCCCGCCGGGGCGCCGGCCCTCCGGGTCTTCCTGACCACCGGCCGCAAGGAGGTCGGAGCCTTCGCGGACCTGCCGCACTGGTTCCTGCTCCGCTCCGTCGACCCGCCCGAGCCGCCGACCCCGGCCCGGCTGACCGTCGTCCTCGACCGGGGGCCGTTCACCGTCGCCGGTGAGCTGGACCTGCTCCGGGAGCACGCGATCGACGTCCTCGTCACCAAGGACAGCGGCGGCGACCAGACCGTCGCGAAGCTCGCCGCGGCCCGTGAGCTGGGAGTTCCCGTGGTCGTGGTCGACCGGCCGGCGGTGCCGGACACCCCGGTCGCCGCGACCGTCGCCGAGGCCGTCACCTGGGTCGAATCGTTCGGTGGGGGAATGATTCAGGGGTAA
- a CDS encoding cobalt-precorrin-5B (C(1))-methyltransferase: MSTSLRYGWTTGACATAGTTAAYTALLTGEFPDPVEITLPKGQTPSFALAREELGPDFASAGIVKDAGDDPDVTHGALVSATVRHGATGTGVTFRAGPGVGTVTKAGLPLAVGEPAINPVPRKMMTEHVLAVAAAHGGTGDVVVEISVAHGEELAKKTWNPRLGILGGLSILGTTGIVVPYSCSAWIDSIRRGIDVARAAGRDHVAGCTGSTSERVAAEVYDLPEEALLDMGDFAGAVLKYLRRHPVPRLTISGGIGKLCKLANGHLDLHSGRSQVDFEVLAATVRAAGGAHDLVASVRGANTALEALRLCQAQGLPLGDVIAAQSRQVALDTLRGAPVEVDVIVIDRAGVIVGRA, translated from the coding sequence ATGAGCACCAGTCTGCGGTACGGCTGGACCACCGGCGCGTGTGCCACCGCCGGGACCACCGCCGCGTACACGGCCCTGTTGACCGGCGAGTTCCCCGACCCGGTGGAGATCACGCTGCCCAAGGGGCAGACGCCGTCGTTCGCGCTGGCCCGCGAGGAGCTCGGCCCCGACTTCGCCTCGGCCGGGATCGTCAAGGACGCCGGGGACGATCCGGACGTCACGCACGGGGCGCTGGTGTCGGCCACCGTCCGGCACGGGGCGACCGGCACCGGGGTCACCTTCCGGGCCGGTCCGGGGGTCGGCACCGTGACGAAGGCCGGGCTGCCCCTGGCCGTGGGCGAGCCGGCGATCAACCCGGTGCCCCGGAAGATGATGACCGAGCACGTCCTCGCGGTCGCGGCGGCGCACGGCGGCACCGGGGACGTCGTCGTGGAGATCTCCGTCGCCCACGGCGAGGAGCTGGCGAAGAAGACCTGGAACCCCCGGCTGGGGATCCTCGGCGGCCTGTCGATCCTCGGCACCACCGGCATCGTCGTGCCCTACTCCTGCTCCGCGTGGATCGACAGCATCCGGCGCGGCATCGACGTGGCCCGCGCCGCCGGCCGCGACCATGTCGCCGGGTGCACGGGCAGCACCTCGGAACGGGTCGCCGCCGAGGTGTACGACCTGCCGGAGGAGGCGCTGCTCGACATGGGGGACTTCGCGGGGGCCGTGCTGAAGTACCTCCGCCGGCACCCGGTGCCCCGGCTGACGATCTCCGGCGGGATCGGCAAGCTGTGCAAACTGGCCAACGGGCACCTGGACCTGCACTCGGGACGCTCCCAGGTGGACTTCGAGGTGCTGGCCGCGACCGTGCGCGCCGCGGGTGGCGCGCACGACCTGGTCGCGTCGGTACGCGGCGCGAACACGGCCCTGGAGGCGCTCCGGCTCTGCCAGGCGCAGGGGCTGCCCCTGGGGGACGTGATCGCCGCCCAGTCCCGCCAGGTGGCCCTGGACACCCTGCGCGGTGCCCCGGTCGAGGTGGACGTGATCGTCATCGACCGGGCCGGCGTGATCGTGGGCCGAGCCTGA
- the cobM gene encoding precorrin-4 C(11)-methyltransferase → MTVHFIGAGPGAADLITVRGRDLIAASPVCLYAGSLVPVELLAHCPPGARLVDTAQLNLDQIVDELVTAHAAGLDVARLHSGDPSVFSAMAEQLRRLDAAGVPYDVTPGVPAFAAAAAALGREFTVPGVGQTVILTRTAARATPMPPGEDLPSLGRSASTMVLHLAVQRLRELVDELVPNYGADCPVAVVARASREDELIVRGTLSDIAGQVEEAGIVRTAVVVVGRVLTAGEFPDSHLYSVARCRA, encoded by the coding sequence ATGACAGTGCACTTCATCGGGGCCGGCCCCGGCGCGGCGGACCTGATCACGGTACGCGGCCGGGACCTGATCGCCGCCTCCCCGGTCTGCCTGTACGCCGGCAGCCTCGTGCCCGTCGAACTCCTGGCGCACTGCCCGCCCGGCGCGCGCCTCGTCGACACCGCTCAGCTGAACCTGGACCAGATCGTCGACGAACTGGTCACCGCGCACGCCGCCGGCCTCGACGTGGCCCGGCTGCACTCCGGCGACCCGTCGGTGTTCTCCGCGATGGCCGAACAGCTCCGCCGGCTCGACGCCGCCGGGGTGCCCTACGACGTGACGCCCGGGGTGCCGGCGTTCGCCGCCGCGGCGGCGGCGCTGGGACGGGAGTTCACGGTGCCCGGGGTCGGGCAGACCGTCATCCTGACCCGGACGGCGGCGCGGGCCACGCCGATGCCGCCGGGGGAGGACCTGCCGTCGCTGGGACGGTCGGCGTCCACCATGGTGCTGCATCTCGCGGTGCAGCGGCTGCGCGAGCTCGTCGACGAGCTGGTGCCGAACTACGGGGCGGACTGCCCGGTGGCGGTGGTGGCGCGTGCCTCGCGCGAGGACGAGCTGATCGTGCGGGGGACGTTGTCCGACATCGCCGGGCAGGTCGAGGAAGCCGGGATCGTCCGGACGGCCGTGGTGGTGGTGGGGCGGGTGCTGACGGCGGGAGAGTTCCCGGACAGCCACCTGTACTCGGTGGCCCGCTGCCGGGCATGA
- the cbiE gene encoding precorrin-6y C5,15-methyltransferase (decarboxylating) subunit CbiE, with amino-acid sequence MITVVGIGADGWAGLAPGSRAAIAAAEVLVGSPRQLDLVPSGDPVASGGRRRGDASSSEHNGRVGPERITLPTPLAPGLPALLGRLEGRDVCVLASGDPLFYGIGSTLIRLLGPDAVRVLPHPSSVALACARLGWAVQDTPVHSVVGRPVEAIHPGGRFLVLSADGRSPAAVASFLTAHGYGASRLTVLEQLGGPVERRLTGTAESWSFEDLDPLNVIAVECPEPPASRVPGLPDESYDHDGQLTKREIRALTLARLAPRPGELLWDVGAGNGSIGIEWMRSHVTCRALAIESHPDRLARIAANAAALGVPGLRIVAGRAPEALGGLDAPDAVFVGGGLTVPGVVDACWDALRPGGRLVANAVTLETEAVVAARFGTLGGDLTRIAVARAAPVGGFTGWRPAMPVTQWTVVKE; translated from the coding sequence ATGATCACGGTGGTGGGGATCGGCGCGGACGGCTGGGCGGGGCTGGCCCCGGGATCGCGGGCCGCCATCGCCGCCGCGGAGGTGCTGGTCGGCAGCCCCCGCCAGTTGGACCTGGTCCCGAGCGGCGATCCGGTCGCCTCCGGTGGCCGGCGCCGGGGCGACGCCTCGTCGTCCGAACACAACGGCCGTGTCGGGCCCGAACGGATCACGCTTCCGACCCCGCTCGCCCCCGGCCTGCCGGCGCTCCTCGGCCGGCTCGAAGGCCGCGACGTGTGCGTCCTGGCCAGCGGCGATCCGTTGTTCTACGGCATCGGCTCCACCCTGATCCGGCTGCTCGGCCCCGACGCCGTCCGGGTCCTGCCGCACCCGTCCTCGGTGGCGCTGGCCTGCGCGCGGCTGGGCTGGGCCGTGCAGGACACCCCGGTCCACTCCGTCGTCGGCCGGCCCGTCGAGGCGATCCACCCCGGCGGACGTTTCCTCGTGCTCAGCGCAGACGGCCGCTCACCCGCCGCCGTGGCGTCCTTCCTGACCGCACACGGGTACGGGGCCAGCCGGCTCACCGTCCTCGAACAGCTGGGCGGGCCGGTGGAGCGCCGGCTCACGGGTACCGCGGAATCATGGTCCTTCGAAGATCTTGATCCGCTGAACGTGATCGCCGTCGAGTGCCCCGAACCGCCCGCCTCCCGGGTCCCCGGCCTGCCCGACGAGTCCTACGACCACGACGGGCAGCTCACCAAGCGCGAGATCCGGGCGCTCACCCTGGCCCGGCTCGCGCCCCGCCCCGGCGAACTCCTCTGGGACGTCGGCGCCGGCAACGGCAGCATCGGCATCGAGTGGATGCGCAGCCATGTGACCTGCCGGGCGCTCGCGATCGAGTCGCACCCGGACCGGCTGGCCAGAATCGCGGCCAACGCCGCAGCCCTGGGCGTGCCCGGACTCCGGATCGTCGCCGGCCGGGCCCCCGAGGCGCTCGGCGGCCTCGACGCCCCCGACGCCGTGTTCGTCGGCGGCGGGCTCACGGTCCCCGGGGTCGTCGACGCGTGCTGGGACGCGCTGCGGCCCGGCGGCCGGCTCGTCGCCAACGCGGTCACCCTGGAGACCGAGGCCGTGGTCGCGGCGCGTTTCGGCACCCTCGGCGGCGACCTCACCCGGATCGCGGTGGCCAGGGCCGCGCCGGTCGGCGGATTCACGGGCTGGCGCCCCGCCATGCCCGTCACACAGTGGACGGTGGTCAAGGAATGA
- a CDS encoding TIGR03618 family F420-dependent PPOX class oxidoreductase, whose translation MSDAFREFWTERHLSTLTTIRRDGTPHVAPVGVTLDADAGIARVISSGTSFKARRVRAAGAEGVRVAVCQVDGRRWSTLEGIAVLRDDPESVVDAVARYSARYKQPRENPERVVLEITVTRILGNVR comes from the coding sequence GTGAGTGACGCTTTTCGCGAGTTCTGGACCGAGCGGCACCTGAGCACGCTGACCACGATCCGCCGCGACGGCACCCCGCACGTCGCGCCGGTCGGGGTCACCCTCGACGCGGACGCCGGCATCGCCCGGGTGATCTCCTCGGGCACCTCGTTCAAGGCGCGCCGGGTCCGGGCGGCCGGGGCCGAGGGGGTCCGGGTCGCGGTGTGCCAGGTCGACGGCCGGCGGTGGTCCACCCTGGAGGGCATCGCGGTACTGCGCGACGACCCGGAGTCGGTGGTCGACGCGGTGGCCCGCTACTCCGCCCGCTACAAGCAGCCCCGGGAGAATCCCGAGCGGGTGGTCCTGGAGATCACGGTGACCCGGATCCTCGGGAACGTCCGATGA
- a CDS encoding AMP-binding protein: MTDLLPALSGAFGDRPDAVVVDGEATSWENLRDRAQRLADRATGAPALAVHATASLDTVVAVVAGLLAGVPVVPMAPDAGPLERDHVLSDSGAVAVADLPGDGPRIAGDAALILYTSGTTGAPKGVQLSAAALAADLDALAEAWAWTPDDTLVHGLPLFHVHGLVLGLLGALRTGSRLVHTGRPAPATYASARGTLYFGVPTVWSRIVAEPDAARELRAARLLVSGSAALPVPVFARLEELTGHRPVERYGMTETLITISSRADGERRPGHVGTPLAGVEARLAGEDGELQVRGTTLFDGYLNRPSPFTEDGWFATGDIAELVDGQYRIVGRASTDLIKSGGYRIGAGEVENALLAHPGVREAAVVGMPHEDLGQEVVAFVVASGVTARDLIDFVARELSVHKRPRRVVLVGALPRNAMGKVQKKLLCR, from the coding sequence GTGACCGATCTGCTGCCCGCCCTGAGTGGGGCGTTCGGTGACCGGCCCGACGCCGTGGTGGTCGACGGCGAGGCCACGAGCTGGGAGAACCTGCGCGACCGGGCCCAGCGACTGGCGGACCGGGCCACGGGCGCGCCGGCCCTGGCGGTGCACGCGACGGCCTCGCTGGACACGGTCGTGGCCGTGGTCGCCGGGCTGCTCGCCGGGGTGCCGGTGGTGCCGATGGCGCCGGACGCGGGTCCTCTGGAACGCGACCACGTGCTGTCGGACTCGGGCGCGGTGGCCGTGGCGGACCTGCCCGGCGACGGCCCCCGGATCGCCGGCGACGCAGCGCTGATCCTCTACACCAGCGGCACCACGGGAGCCCCCAAGGGCGTGCAACTGTCCGCCGCCGCGCTCGCCGCCGACCTCGACGCGCTCGCCGAGGCCTGGGCGTGGACCCCCGACGACACCCTCGTGCACGGCCTGCCGCTGTTCCACGTGCACGGCCTGGTCCTCGGCCTGCTCGGCGCGCTGCGGACCGGCTCCCGGCTCGTGCACACCGGCCGCCCCGCGCCGGCTACCTATGCTTCAGCAAGGGGCACCCTCTACTTCGGCGTCCCGACCGTCTGGTCCCGGATCGTCGCCGAGCCCGACGCTGCCCGGGAGCTGCGCGCGGCCCGGCTGCTGGTCTCCGGCAGCGCCGCCCTGCCGGTGCCGGTGTTCGCACGTCTCGAGGAACTGACCGGTCACCGGCCGGTCGAGCGGTACGGCATGACGGAGACCCTGATCACCATCAGCTCCCGCGCCGACGGCGAACGCCGCCCCGGACATGTCGGCACGCCCCTCGCCGGGGTCGAAGCCCGGCTGGCCGGCGAGGACGGCGAACTGCAGGTCAGGGGCACGACCCTGTTCGACGGGTACCTGAACCGGCCGTCGCCGTTCACCGAGGACGGCTGGTTCGCGACCGGGGACATCGCGGAGCTGGTCGACGGTCAGTACCGGATCGTGGGCAGGGCGTCCACGGACCTGATCAAGTCCGGCGGGTACCGGATCGGGGCCGGCGAGGTCGAGAACGCCCTGCTCGCGCACCCGGGAGTCCGGGAGGCCGCCGTCGTCGGCATGCCGCACGAGGACCTGGGCCAGGAGGTGGTCGCCTTCGTGGTCGCCTCCGGGGTGACGGCCCGCGACCTGATCGACTTCGTGGCCCGCGAGCTGTCCGTGCACAAGCGCCCCCGGCGGGTGGTCCTCGTCGGGGCCCTGCCGCGCAACGCCATGGGAAAGGTACAGAAGAAGCTGTTATGCAGGTGA
- a CDS encoding GNAT family N-acetyltransferase, with the protein MILRTAGFAEITTTILYSLLRLRSEVFVVEQNCVYPDLDGRDLEPGTLHVWLAEGEQVTACLRVLDEPDGAARIGRVVVAPAWRGKGLGDQLVAGALTAIGDRPVRLESQSGVTALYARHGFTVSGPDYVEDGIPHTPMFRPAPSSQPPPAGG; encoded by the coding sequence ATGATCCTCAGAACGGCCGGCTTCGCCGAGATCACGACCACCATCCTGTACTCGCTGCTGCGGCTGCGCTCCGAGGTCTTCGTCGTCGAGCAGAACTGCGTGTACCCGGATCTCGACGGTCGCGACCTCGAACCCGGCACCCTGCACGTCTGGCTGGCCGAGGGCGAGCAGGTCACGGCGTGCCTGCGGGTCCTCGACGAGCCGGACGGCGCGGCCCGGATCGGCCGGGTGGTGGTGGCCCCGGCCTGGCGCGGCAAGGGACTGGGCGACCAGCTGGTGGCCGGCGCGCTGACCGCGATCGGGGACCGGCCGGTCCGGCTGGAGTCGCAGAGCGGCGTGACCGCGCTGTACGCCCGGCACGGCTTCACGGTCAGCGGCCCCGACTACGTCGAGGACGGCATCCCGCACACGCCGATGTTCCGCCCGGCCCCGTCGAGCCAGCCCCCGCCCGCCGGCGGCTAG
- the hemQ gene encoding hydrogen peroxide-dependent heme synthase, with the protein MSNPNASRINELNDTIRYTAWSVFRATEKLPSMRGDIAAEVEDVFAQFGAKDLVVRGTYEVSGLRADADLMIWWHAPDSDVLQDAWSALRHTKLGRVLEPVWSQFALHRPAEFNRSHIPAFLAGQAPLKYVCVYPFVRSYEWYLLPEEERRAMLAAHGKMAREYPDVRTNTVASFALGDYEWMLAFEADELYRIVDLMRHLRASDARRHVREEVPFYTGRRRELSEILAALP; encoded by the coding sequence CCCGGATCAACGAACTCAACGACACCATCCGGTACACCGCGTGGTCGGTGTTCCGGGCGACCGAGAAGCTGCCCTCCATGCGCGGTGACATCGCCGCCGAGGTCGAGGACGTCTTCGCCCAGTTCGGGGCGAAGGACCTGGTCGTGCGCGGTACGTACGAGGTGTCGGGCCTGCGCGCCGACGCCGACCTGATGATCTGGTGGCACGCCCCCGACAGCGACGTCCTCCAGGACGCCTGGTCCGCGCTGCGGCACACCAAGCTCGGCCGGGTGCTGGAGCCGGTGTGGTCGCAGTTCGCGCTGCACCGGCCGGCCGAGTTCAACCGGAGCCACATCCCGGCGTTCCTGGCCGGGCAGGCACCGCTCAAGTACGTCTGTGTGTACCCGTTCGTGCGCTCCTACGAGTGGTACCTGCTGCCGGAGGAGGAGCGGCGGGCCATGCTCGCCGCGCACGGGAAGATGGCCCGGGAGTACCCGGACGTGCGGACCAACACCGTGGCCAGCTTCGCGCTCGGCGACTACGAGTGGATGCTGGCGTTCGAGGCCGACGAGCTGTACCGGATCGTCGACCTGATGCGGCACCTGCGCGCCTCCGACGCCCGCCGGCACGTGCGCGAGGAGGTCCCGTTCTACACGGGGCGCCGGCGCGAGCTGAGCGAGATCCTCGCGGCCCTTCCGTAG